The following proteins come from a genomic window of Triticum aestivum cultivar Chinese Spring chromosome 6A, IWGSC CS RefSeq v2.1, whole genome shotgun sequence:
- the LOC123129369 gene encoding uncharacterized protein — protein MEAKRSRPAAMAALCMLLLLVLLPGEVAAKSKFCKCFDDCFPGCTNDHVPHFLCQLFCANKCSPNQAAVSGDAMCRMACSKLNIKICGWSAAPADAADAASCMENCNKKWSQN, from the exons ATGGAGGCGAAGAGGTCGAGGCCGGCCGCCATGGCCGCGCTGTGCATGCTCCTCCTCCTGGTGCTGCTGCCCGGGGAGGTGGCCGCCAAGTCCAAGTTCTGCAAGTGCTTCGACGACTGCTTCCCTGGGTGCACGAACGACCACGTGCCGCACTTCCTCTGCCAACTGTTCTGCGCCAACAAGTGCAGCCCCAACCAGGCCGCCGTCAGCGGCGACGCCATGTGCAGGATGGCCTGCAGCAAGCTGAACATCAAAATCTGCGGCTGGTCAGCGGCGCCCGCCG ATGCAGCTGATGCGGCCAGCTGCATGGAAAACTGCAACAAGAAATGGAGCCAGAATTAA
- the LOC123130132 gene encoding uncharacterized protein, whose translation MEVKKRAAAIAALCIMLLLVLPSGQRQQVAAMSDFCKCFNDCYPGCRSPGVPRWLCIPLCANKCSPNTNQAGDSVGSAAATCRMACKIHICDSSEAPADAADADVCVQNCNKMKIWSHKAHN comes from the exons ATGGAGGTGAAGAAGAGAGCGGCAGCCATTGCCGCCCTGTGCATCATGCTCCTCCTCGTGCTGCCGTCTGGGCAGCGGCAGCAGGTGGCCGCCATGTCCGACTTCTGCAAGTGCTTCAATGACTGCTACCCTGGGTGCAGGAGCCCCGGCGTGCCGCGCTGGCTCTGCATCCCGCTCTGCGCCAACAAGTGCAGCCCCAACACCAACCAGGCCGGCGACAGTGTCGGCTCTGCCGCCGCCACGTGCAGGATGGCCTGCAAGATACACATCTGCGACTCGTCAGAGGCGCCAGCCG ATGCAGCTGACGCCGACGTCTGCGTGCAGAACTGCAACAAGATGAAGATATGGAGCCACAAGGCCCATAATTAG
- the LOC123129370 gene encoding LOB domain-containing protein CRL1, with translation MIGFSSPCGACKFLRRKCVSGCVFAPHFCHEQGAAHFGTIHKVFGASNVSKLLTGLPSIDRRKAAATISYEAQARLHDPVYGCVAHIFALQQQAVNLQAQLESLKAQAPQGYTNTCSVSSPEEDSIKAKVMAYQKGEARMPRPAELCPAVKSESESYFGNDLMTCTSMQSSQDYNISHVYTPDYTAPFNDEGIHSSTMLPVDIQEYLQDNGNYWH, from the exons ATGATAGGGTTTTCCTCTCCATGTGGCGCATGCAAGTTCCTTCGGAGGAAGTGCGTGAGTGGGTGTGTCTTCGCCCCACACTTCTGCCATGAGCAAGGGGCTGCACATTTTGGCACCATCCATAAGGTCTTTGGTGCAAGCAATGTCTCAAAGCTCCTCACGGGCCTCCCGTCAATAGACCGCCGCAAGGCTGCAGCCACCATCTCCTACGAGGCACAGGCCAGGCTACATGATCCTGTATATGGTTGCGTCGCGCACATATTTGCTCTGCAGCAGCAG GCTGTGAATCTGCAAGCACAGTTGGAGTCACTAAAGGCTCAGGCACCACAAGGGTACACAAATACTTGTTCCGTATCAAGCCCTGAAGAAGACAGTATTAAGGCCAAGGTTATGGCTTACCAGAAAGGGGAAGCTAGGATGCCACGGCCAGCAGAATTATGCCCCGCTGTAAAGAGTGAGAGCGAGAGCTACTTCGGAAATGACCTTATGACCTGTACTTCCATGCAATCTTCTCAGGATTACAACATTTCACATGTATACACTCCTGACTATACAGCCCCGTTTAACGATGAGGGTATCCACAGTAGCACCATGCTTCCCGTTGATATCCAGGAATATCTGCAAGATAATGGGAATTATTGGCACTGA
- the LOC123130133 gene encoding AT-hook motif nuclear-localized protein 20: protein MANRWWDEGRLTEAPAAASGLASDQNRQQLEDAMAVPKVDGESSHSGGGSGQDDEHEPKEGAVVVPANRRPRGRPAGSKNKPKPPIFVTRDSPNALRSHVMEVASGADVAEAIAHFSRRRQRGVCVLSGAGAVADVALRQPAAPGAVVALRGRFEILSLSGTFLPGPSPPGSTGLTVYLAGGQGQVVGGSVVGALTAAGPVMVIASTFANATYERLPLDDAEEDHQLEAARMHGASGGGVPQMMAGDPSAAGMPMYGVPPNLMPGGGGHAAPEWAAHARPPY, encoded by the coding sequence ATGGCCAACAGGTGGTGGGACGAAGGGCGGCTGACGGAGGCGCCGGCAGCTGCATCAGGCCTCGCCAGCGACCAGAACCGGCAGCAGCTGGAGGACGCCATGGCGGTGCCCAAGGTGGACGGGGAGAGCAGCCACAGCGGCGGAGGGAGCGGGCAGGACGACGAGCACGAGCCCAAGGAGGGCGCGGTGGTGGTGCCGGCGAACCGGCGCCCGCGCGGCCGCCCGGCGGGGTCCAAGAACAAGCCCAAGCCGCCCATCTTCGTCACGCGGGACAGCCCCAACGCGCTGCGCAGCCACGTCATGGAGGTGGCCAGCGGCGCGGACGTCGCCGAGGCCATCGCGCACTTCTCCCGCCGCAGGCAGCGCGGCGTCTGCGTGCTCAGCGGGGCCGGCGCCGTCGCCGACGTCGCCCTGCGCCAGCCCGCCGCGCCCGGGGCCGTCGTCGCGCTCCGCGGCCGCTTCGAGATACTCTCCCTCTCCGGCACCTTCCTCCCCGGGCCCTCGCCGCCGGGGTCCACCGGGCTCACCGTGTACCTCGCCGGCGGGCAGGGGCAGGTGGTCGGGGGCAGCGTGGTGGGCGCGCTCACCGCCGCGGGGCCCGTCATGGTGATCGCCTCCACCTTCGCCAACGCCACCTACGAGCGGCTGCCGCTGGACGACGCCGAGGAGGACCACCAGCTGGAGGCCGCCCGCATGCACGGAGCCTCCGGCGGTGGTGTCCCTCAGATGATGGCCGGCGACCCCTCCGCGGCGGGGATGCCGATGTACGGCGTGCCGCCGAACCTGATGCCGGGAGGCGGTGGGCATGCGGCGCCGGAATGGGCGGCGCATGCACGGCCGCCCTACTAG
- the LOC123131815 gene encoding GTP-binding protein 4 has translation MAWLPSGAAAGPALRGARASPALSSGVAAAVMLYKRALPPSSPLLSARPSATAHRFFCQLLERGASTVYLGRWVHSATCSVSVDDRPHIELTDGSNGDLVQKREMVGAFQRIPMVMPATDILMSAQRKSRNVPPTKGIQNIAKRERNKGAKQLDALMKELSVPLRTYTENFPRRRDLHPYERSLIELTFGEGYYEKVLGRVDALRKKITSVGKQHASVCAKSLTKREAEERLTEGRKELEEVFQRGQNAIEDLINVAKALRSMPVVDPHIPTLCLVGSPNVGKSSLVRILSTGKPEVCSYPFTTRGILMGHIVSNHERFQVTDTPGLLTRHDDDRNNIERLTLAVLSYMPIAVLYVHDLSEDCGTKVADQYITYKHIKERFGDRLWIDVVSKCDLLDRATPSRFDDAADDGVDDELRRYREFGPEDAIRVSVQSQTGTQELKQRVHHLLTSQMARIKAAGGDNDEAVSEVR, from the exons ATGGCCTGGCTGCCCTCCGGCGCGGCGGCCGGCCCTGCGCTGCGGGGAGCGCGAGCCTCTCCGGCGCTGTCGTCGGGGGTGGCGGCCGCCGTCATGCTCTACAAGCGCGCCCTGCCCCCGTCTTCTCCACTACTCTCCGCCCGCCCGTCCGCCACGGCTCATAG GTTTTTTTGTCAACTCTTGGAACGAGGGGCTTCTACAGTCTACTTGGGTCGTTGGGTCCATTCTGCAACATGCAGTGTTTCTGTAGATGACAGACCACATATAGAGTTAACAGATGGATCAAAT GGAGATCTTGTGCAAAAGCGTGAAATGGTTGGTGCATTTCAAAGAATACCTATGGTGATGCCTGCAACTGATATACTTATGTCAGCACAAAGAAAATCAAGAAATGTGCCACCCACAAAGG GTATACAAAACATAGCCAAGCGTGAAAGAAACAAAGGTGCAAAACAACTTGATGCCTTAATGAAG GAACTTTCGGTGCCACTGAGAACTTATACAGAGAACTTCCCTAGAAGGAGAGATTTACATCCTTATGAGAGATCTCTCATTGAGTTGACCTTTGGGGAGGGATATTATGAAAAG GTACTAGGGCGAGTGGATGCTCTTAGGAAAAAGATAACTTCTGTCGGGAAGCAACATGCTTCTGTCTGTGCTAAG TCTTTGACGAAGCGTGAAGCAGAGGAGCGACTCACTGAG gGCCGGAAGGAACTTGAGGAAGTTTTCCAGCGTGGTCAAAATGCAATTGAGGATTTAATAAACGTTGCAAAG GCTTTGCGTTCTATGCCAGTTGTTGATCCACATATACCGACACTTTGTCTTGTTGGATCACCCAATGTGGGGAAGTCATCATTAGTTCGAATATTATCCACTGGAAAACCAGAG GTCTGCAGCTACCCTTTCACAACAAGAGGGATTCTAATGGGTCATATAGTATCCAATCATGAACGTTTTCAG GTTACTGACACTCCAGGGCTTCTCACAAGACATGATG ATGACCGGAATAACATAGAGAGATTGACACTGGCTGTCCTTTCTTACATGCCAATTGCTGTTCTGTATGTCCATGATCTATCTGAAGACTGTGGGACTAAGGTGGCTGATCAG TACATCACGTACAAGCATATAAAGGAGCGGTTTGGCGACCGTCTTTGGATCGACGTCGTGTCCAAATGTGATCTTCTGGACAGGGCCACGCCCTCCAGGTTCGACGATGCCGCTGATGATGGCGTCGATGATGAATTAAGGAGATACAGAGAGTTTGGACCGGAAGACGCCATCCGGGTGTCCGTGCAGAGCCAAACCGGAACACAAGAG CTGAAGCAACGGGTGCATCATCTGCTAACCTCTCAGATGGCCCGGATCAAAGCTGCCGGGGGCGACAACGATGAAGCCGTCAGTGAAGTTAGATGA